A window of the Brassica napus cultivar Da-Ae chromosome C5, Da-Ae, whole genome shotgun sequence genome harbors these coding sequences:
- the LOC111211211 gene encoding rab escort protein 1-like, translated as MIKTMWKSTQDQRGDSSIGFVHYIYWQVIHSFQTHLGALIYPIYGQGELPQAFCCRSAVKGCIYVLRMPITALLLDKETGGYKGVRLASGQEIFSQKLILDPCITLGSESMSSLTDQQKETLRVFVPKTISSKGKIARGICIIRDVL; from the exons ATGATCAAGACAATGTGGAAGTCTACTCAAGACCAAAGAGGGGATAGCTCGATTGGCTTTGTACATTACATCTATTGGCAGGTCATTCATAGTTTTCAAACGCACTTGGGGGCGTTGATATATCCTATTTATGGACAAGGAGAACTTCCACAAGCCTTTTGCTGTAGATCCGCTGTCAAAGGATGCATCTAT GTTCTCCGGATGCCTATTACTGCTCTGCTTTTAGACAAG GAAACTGGGGGTTACAAAGGGGTTAGACTAGCTTCGGGTCAAGAGATATTCAGCCAAAAGTTGATTCTGGATCCATGTATTACTCTTGGATCGGAGTCAATGTCGTCATTGACTGATCAGCAGAAGGAAACTCTTCGTGTTTTTGTCCCAAAGACGATTAGCAGTAAGGGGAAAATAGCTAGAGGAATTTGTATCATTAGAGATGTTCTGTGA
- the LOC106372549 gene encoding glutathione S-transferase T3 — protein sequence MQTSSFCEVSTIERRERKKWTVTDDLVLISAWLNTSKDPVVGNEQKACAFWQRIAVYFAASPKVERGETREAIQCKQRWQKKNDLVLKFCGAYAAATRQKTSGQNEADTVKLAHKIFYNDHKIKFNLHHAWEELRNDQKWCEIASSKIDGSGKKRKYDDGAQSKSSQATSNLGDQPTNRPPSVKAAKGASGKRSIADH from the exons AT GCAAACTTCAAGCTTCTGTGAAGTCTCAACGATAGAGcgtagagaaagaaagaaatggacAGTCACTGATGATCTTGTGCTCATTAGCGCATGGCTAAACACGAGCAAAGATCCTGTGGTGGGCAATGAGCAGAAAGCATGTGCATTCTGGCAGCGCATTGCAGTGTACTTTGCAGCAAGTCCGAAGGTGGAAAGAGGTGAAACCCGAGAGGCCATTCAGTGCAAGCAAAGGTGGCAGAAGAAGAATGATCTTGTGCTCAAGTTTTGTGGAGCTTACGCGGCTGCAACAAGGCAGAAAACAAGTGGCCAGAACGAGGCTGATACTGTTAAACTTGCACACAAAATCTTCTACAATGATCACAAGATTAAATTTAATCTTCACCATGCTTGGGAGGAGCTCAGGAATGACCAGAAATGGTGTGAAATTGCTAgctccaagattgatggaagcgGAAAGAAGAGAAAGTATGACGATGGAGCACAATCTAAAAGCTCTCAAGCCACTTCCAATCTCGGAGATCAACCAACAAACCGTCCTCCTAGTGTCAAGGCTGCAAAAGGAGCATCTGGTAAGAGAAGTATAGCGGATCACTAG